GCCGCGGACAGCTCCACGAGACGCCCATCCGGCGCGGGCGGCAGTGGGTGACCGCCGTCGGGAACCGGGATCCGATGGACGTTCAGCGTCATCGCGACCAGCGTGTAGTAGCCGACCACCGAGGAGAGCTCCACGACACCGACCTCGCTCCAGCGCTGCCACACTCGCCGGTAGACCTCCTCGTCGACGTCACCCGTCTGCTGAAGCACGCGGGCGAACTCGTAGACGTCGTAGGAGTCCTGGTCGTGGAAGACCGGCGGCTCGCCGGTCCGCAACGCGTCGACGACCTCCGGTGCCAGCCCGGCCCGCAGGGCCGCGTCGGCATGAATCGACCATTCGAGCTGGGCCGTCCAGCGCCGTGCCACCACGAGGATCGCCAGTTCGTTGAGCCGGTCGGGCAGGCTGGTGCCGTAGCGAAGGATCTCGCCGAAGCGCTGCCAGCGGTCGGCGAGATCGGGCCGGTGCAGCGCCGCGCGCAGCGGCCCGACCAGCCGTGCGCGGGGGCCGCCCACGATCTCGCGGTAGACCCTTTCCTGCTCCGGGGTCATCGCCTCCGGATCGAACAGTGGGATGCGGGGCACGAAAGGACTCTCCTGGTTCTCGTTCGTTCGATTCGGGCGCGGCACGGCTCGTCAAGCGGGAGCGTCGGCCGCGAGTTCGGCGGTGATCTCCGTGTCGTGCTGTCCGAGCAACGGCGGGGCCGTGTCGAACTCAAGCGCCGCGTTGCGGAAGCGCAGCGGGCTGACCACTTGGGGCACGGCGCCCAAGCCGGGGTGGAGCACCTGCCGGACCATCCCGCGGTGGCGCACCTGCTCGTCGGCCAAGGCCATCGGCACGGTGTTGATGGGCCCGCACGGCACGGAACGGGATTCGAGCTCGTGCAGCCAGTGCGCGAGCTCGCCTTCCCGCACCACCACGCAGATCCGTTCGGTGAGGGCCTCGACGTTGCGCACGCGGGCTTCATTCGTGGCGTAGTCGGGGTCCCGCGCCAACTCGGGCATTCCCAGTGCCTCGCAGAACCGGGCGAACTGCCCGTCGTTGCCGACCGCGACGACGAGGTGGCCGTCCCGGCAGGGGTAGACGTCCTGGGGCTGGATGTTGGGGTGGCGGTTGCCCCGGCGGACCGGGACCTCGCCGGAGATCAGGTGGTTCATGGCCTGGTTCGCCAGCACACCGACCTGGACGTCCAGCATGGCGAGGTCGATGTGGTCGCCCTCGCCGGTGCGGTCCCGGTGAGCGAGCGCGGCGAGCACCCCGGTTGCTGCGTACATGCCGGTGAACAGGTCCACCACCGGGACTCCGACCTTCTGCGGGCCTCCCCCGGGCCGCTCGTCGGGCTCGCCGGTGACGCTCATCAGCCCACCCATTGCTTGGATCATGAAGTCGTAGGCCGCCTGGTCGCGGCGCGGACCGCTCTGCCCGAAGCCGGTGATCGAGCAGTAGATGAGGTCGCGTTTGACCGCGCGCAGGTCGTCGTAGCCGAGCCCGTACCGCTCCAATGTGCCTGCCTTGAAGTTCTCCAGCACGATGTCGCTGGTCGCGGCAAGCCTGCGGACCAGGTCGCGGCCCTCGCCGGTGGCGATGTCCGCGGTGACCGAGCGCTTGCCCCGGTTGGCGGAAAGGAAGTAGCCGGACTCCGTGCCGAGGAACGGCGGGCCCCAGGAGCGGGTGTCGTCCCCGGTACCGGGCCGCTCCACCTTGATCACGTCGGCACCGAGGTCGGCCAGCACCTGCCCGGCCCACGGCCCGGCCATGATCCGGCTCAGGTCGAGCACCCGCACGTGGGACAAAGGCCCCGTCACGACGCGCCCCCGCCGACCGCGGCGGAATCGTCGACGATCTCGGTGGCCCGCATCGACCCGCGAGCGGACACCTGCGCGTGCCAGGCGGCGAGGTTGGGCCGCCCGGCGCGCCAGTCGAGGACCTGCCAGCGGAAGTCCAGGTGTGCCAGCGCGATCGCAATCGAGGCCCGCCCGATGTCGAACCGCTCGCCGAGCTCGCCGGCGATGGACTCGAGGTGGTCGAGCGTGGTCGTGACCTTCAGGCCGAACGCGTCGAGGTAGGGATCGGCGGCGTCGTGGGCGAGGCCGCGGTCGCGGTGCCAGTTGCGCCACACCAGAAGCAGGTCGAGCAGTCCGTCGCCGAGGGCCTGCAGGGTGCCGGCGCGGAAGTAGGCGTCCTCGTTCCGGGGGTAGAGCGTGGTGTCGCCAGCTCGCCGGGCGAGGAACTCACAGATCACCACGGAGTCGAACAGTGTGCGCCCGTCGTCAAGCAGCAGGGTGGGGATCTTGTTGAGCGGGTTGGCGCGCAGCACCTCCGGGTTGGGCTCCGACATCTGCACCGGAGTGCGCACGGTCTCCACGTCGCCCACCTGGCCGGTCTCGTGCAGCACGACCATGACCTTGCGGACGAACGGTGACTTCGGGGACCAGAACAGTCGCACCAGAAAGCTCCTAAGTCAATAACTCAGCTTTATGTCTTTTTACGGTAGGCGAGATCCACTGCCAATGGCAAATCAGCAGGTCAAGCGGTGACGGAGATGTCCAGGCGGACGACGTCACCGCGGTACATACCGTCGCCGACGAAGACGACGACGCCGTCGGCGTCGACAGCGGTCCGCAGCACCCGGGCGATCGGCGAGTTCAGCGGTATGTCGAGGTCACCGCTGAGCTCGACGTCGGCCGTGACGATCGTGAGGGTCTGGTGCACCGTCGCCAGGTGCAGGCCTGGCATGTCTTTGAGGATGCGCAGCGTCGTGTTGGCGGCCAACTGCTCGTCGGTGATGCGCGCGGCCCACCGCTCCTCGATGTAGGCGTCACCCAGGTAGTACGGGCGCCCGTCCCGCGAATGGCGGCGCCGCCAGTGCCGGTAGGTCTGCGCCAGAGCGCCGACGGTGTGCTCGACGTGCGGCGGGCGGGCGCCGGTTTCACCGGACAGGATCTCGACCTCGACACCTGGCGAGGACAGCAGGAGGCCGTTCCAGTCCGTGGGCACCTCGCACCACAGGTCCTGCTGTGGCCGACGCGTGACGAACGTGCCCTTGGCGCGGAACCGCTCGATCAGCCCGGCTTCCTCGAGCATGCCGAGCGCCTGGCGCACCGTGGCGGGTGCGACCCCCCACTCCTCGGCAAGTTCCACGACGGTGGGAATGCGCTCTCCCACCGCCCAGTGACCCGACTCGATGCGGCGGCGGAAGATCGTGGCCAGCTGGTTGTACCGGGACACGCCCGCGCTGTTGCCGTGGGGGTTGAGCGCCATGTCTGCCATTGTGGCAGTACTTCCCGCCGGAACGTCGCTCCGCAGGTCGGGGTGCGTCATCGGCGTGCTGGGCGAACGAGCACGAACATCAGGAGCGCGCCGAGACCGAGAACGGCTCCGTAGAGCAGCTGGTTGTAGACCTGCGTGCCGGTCGTGCTGCTCAACCACCCGGTTACGGCGGGCGTGATCAGGTTGCCGATCCCGGCGAAAGCGGTGATGGTGGCGATTCCGCCGGCGGCCGCGGTACCCGCCAGCAATGCGGCCGGCATGCTCCAGAACGGGCCCATGGCACCCATAGTGCCCACCGCGATCAGGGTGAGCACCGCGAGCGCGAGCCACGTGTGCTGCGCAACGAGCGGCAGCAGGAGCCAGCCCGCGGCACCGGCGAGCGCGAAGACACCGGCGTGGAGCCGCCGCTCCTGCGTCCGGTCGGAGTGACGGGCGTTGAGGTACTGCACGATCACCGCCGCGACGAACGGGACAGCGCTCACCAGGCCGACCTGCCCGACGCTGAGATCACCCGCGCCCTTCAAGATCGTCGGCAGCCACAGGAACAGGCCGCTCGTGCTGGTCATGATGCCGAAACCGAGCGCGGCCAGTCCCCAGAAGCGCCTGCTGCGCAATGCGGCGCCGTAGGAGTGCGGGACCTTGGCCCCAGTGGGGCGGTCGCGCTCGAGGTCGCCCGCCACGAGCCTGCGGTCCTCCGGGCGCAGCCAGCGCGCTGACTCCGGACGGTCGCTGAGCACGCAGAACACCACGACACCCAGCACGCAGGCAGGCAGTCCCTCCACCAGGAACAGCCACTGCCAGCCGTGCAAGCCCCACAAACCGTCGGAGACGTGCATGATCCCGCCGGAGAGCGGGCCCCCGACGATGCCCGAGATCGCCATGGCGGAGAGGAAGATCGCCATGACACCGGCCCGCCGCGCGGAGGGGATCCAGTACGACAGGTAGAGCAGGACCCCAGGGAAGAACCCCGCCTCGAAAACGCCCAGGAGGAACCTGAGCACATAGAAGTGCGACGGTGCCAGCATGAACGCCGCCGCGGCGGACACGAGTCCCCACGGCAGCATGATCCGCAGGAACGTCTTGCGGGCGCCGACTTTGTGCAGCATCAGGTTGCTGGGCACCTCGAACAGGACGTAGCCCAGGTAGAACAGGGACGCGCCGAGCCCGAACACGGCGTCGGAGAATCCGAGCTGTCCGGCGAATTCGAGCTTGGCGAATCCGATGTTCGAACGGTCGACGAAGGCGACCACGTAGGACACCACGAGCAGCGGCAGGATCCGCCACTTGATCGCCCGATACACCGCGTCACGCCGCTGGTCGTCGGACACCCCGGTCAGGGATGCCGATGTTGTCTCCGTCGCCACCAGACGCCTCCTCATCGTTGAGTTCCCTGAACCGCGGTGCACTCGCCGTCCAGCGCTGGCGTGGAGATTAGATCGCCCACCTGGTAAAAGTCAATTACCTAGTTTTTTGCTTATTCGGGCTTTCCTCGTTATTGTTCAGACCGTGCCGATCACCTACACGCAACTCAAGGACGTGACCGCGCGGATGTATCTGCGCTCACTGCGAGCGGTGCCCGCCGACGCGAAGAAGGCCCTGGCCGGGGCTCGCGCGCGGGAAACGAATCCGGTGGCGCGCAACACCCTCGACCTGATGGTGTCCAACGCCCGGGCGGCCGAGGAACGCCAGCACTTCCTCTGCAGCGATTCGGGCGTGCCGACCTACATAGTGCGCATCGGAACCCTGGTCAGCTTCGACGGCGACGTGAAACGGGCCATCCGCGACGGGTTCGCCGAGGTTGTGTCGACTTCGGACCCGCCGTTGCTCAAGCACGTGACCAATCCCCTTACCAACGAGCGCAGCCACGCCGGCAAGGACATGCCGCTGGTCACCTTCGACCTCATCGACGGCGCCGACCACGTGGAAATCATTTGCTCGCCCAAGGCGCTGGGCAGCGGCCGGTGGGCCGCCCTGGAGATCTTCACCTTCCCCTCCCTCGCTGAGATCGAGGAGTACATCCTGAAGGTCGTGCTCACCGCGGGATCCCAGGCCTGCCCGCCTGTCGTGGTCGGCGTCGGCATCGGCGGTACGTTCGACTACGCCGCCAAGCTGGCCAAGGAGTCCGTCGTACGCCCGATGGGCCGGCGCCACCCCGACCCGGCCGTCGCCGACATGGAGGAACGCCTGCTCGAAGCGGTGAACAAGACCGGCTTCGGGCCGATGGGCACCGGCGGCGGCACCACCGCGATGGCAGTACACATCGACTACGCGGCCGGCCACGGTTTCACCCCCGTCGCGGTGTGCTTCAACTGCTGGATCGATCGGCGCACGCGAGTGCGGATCGACAACGACGGCACCGTCACCGAACTGGAGTGAGATCGATGGTCGAGACACGGGAGATCACGCTGCCGGCCGGCGAGGACGTCGTGCGCGGGCTGCGGGCGGGCGATCTGGTCCACCTCACCGGCGAGATCGTCATCTCCGCCGGCCTGCCGACCTACCGGCGGCTGCTCGCCGAGATGCGCCAGGGCATCGCGCCGCCCCTGGATCTGCGAGGGCGGCCGCTGTTCCACGTCGGCAGCCTTGGCGAAGACATCGACGGCGAGTACCACCTCCGCTACCTCAACCCCACGACGAGCACCCGCTTCGATCCGGAAATGCCCGACCTCATCCGCGGCCTCGGGATCCGCTTCACCGGCGGCAAGGGCGGACTCGGCGAGCAGTCGGTGCGGGCGATGCGGGACACCGGCTGCGTCTATCTCTCCTTCCTCGGCGGAGGCTGCACATTGCTCTCGGACGCGATCCGGCGCGTCACCGGTGTCCACTGGACCGAGATGGTCGAGCACTACCGCCTAGTCCAGGTCGAGGTCGAGCGGCTCGGCCCGCTGACGGTCGGGATCGACGCGCACGGCGAAAGCATCTACCGTGACCTCCGCGCCGGAGCACAGGCGCGACTGCCGGAAATACTCCGGGAGCTGTCCGCCCGGCGCGGCGACGATCACGACCGCCCGGCCGCCTCAGCGAGCTCCAATTCGAGCAGGAGCCGTTGCCGGGCCGGCGAGGACGAGTCCTAACGGGTTCTGCGCGCGGCGCAGCCGTTGCCGCAGCGTGTTCTGGTGGATGTGCAGTTCCGCACTCGCGGCCGCGACCTCGCCGAAGCATCTCAGGTAACTGAGCAGAGTCGTCGCGAAGTCGCTGGCCTGTCTCCCGTCGTGACCGGCGATGCGCTCGCCCGCCGGCGCGCAGGATCGGGTCGGCGCAAACCGCGTCATTG
This sequence is a window from Amycolatopsis benzoatilytica AK 16/65. Protein-coding genes within it:
- a CDS encoding carboxymuconolactone decarboxylase family protein, which translates into the protein MPRIPLFDPEAMTPEQERVYREIVGGPRARLVGPLRAALHRPDLADRWQRFGEILRYGTSLPDRLNELAILVVARRWTAQLEWSIHADAALRAGLAPEVVDALRTGEPPVFHDQDSYDVYEFARVLQQTGDVDEEVYRRVWQRWSEVGVVELSSVVGYYTLVAMTLNVHRIPVPDGGHPLPPAPDGRLVELSAAELITRPQMAG
- a CDS encoding CaiB/BaiF CoA transferase family protein, coding for MTGPLSHVRVLDLSRIMAGPWAGQVLADLGADVIKVERPGTGDDTRSWGPPFLGTESGYFLSANRGKRSVTADIATGEGRDLVRRLAATSDIVLENFKAGTLERYGLGYDDLRAVKRDLIYCSITGFGQSGPRRDQAAYDFMIQAMGGLMSVTGEPDERPGGGPQKVGVPVVDLFTGMYAATGVLAALAHRDRTGEGDHIDLAMLDVQVGVLANQAMNHLISGEVPVRRGNRHPNIQPQDVYPCRDGHLVVAVGNDGQFARFCEALGMPELARDPDYATNEARVRNVEALTERICVVVREGELAHWLHELESRSVPCGPINTVPMALADEQVRHRGMVRQVLHPGLGAVPQVVSPLRFRNAALEFDTAPPLLGQHDTEITAELAADAPA
- a CDS encoding glutathione S-transferase codes for the protein MRLFWSPKSPFVRKVMVVLHETGQVGDVETVRTPVQMSEPNPEVLRANPLNKIPTLLLDDGRTLFDSVVICEFLARRAGDTTLYPRNEDAYFRAGTLQALGDGLLDLLLVWRNWHRDRGLAHDAADPYLDAFGLKVTTTLDHLESIAGELGERFDIGRASIAIALAHLDFRWQVLDWRAGRPNLAAWHAQVSARGSMRATEIVDDSAAVGGGAS
- a CDS encoding GntR family transcriptional regulator, whose product is MALNPHGNSAGVSRYNQLATIFRRRIESGHWAVGERIPTVVELAEEWGVAPATVRQALGMLEEAGLIERFRAKGTFVTRRPQQDLWCEVPTDWNGLLLSSPGVEVEILSGETGARPPHVEHTVGALAQTYRHWRRRHSRDGRPYYLGDAYIEERWAARITDEQLAANTTLRILKDMPGLHLATVHQTLTIVTADVELSGDLDIPLNSPIARVLRTAVDADGVVVFVGDGMYRGDVVRLDISVTA
- a CDS encoding MFS transporter — translated: MATETTSASLTGVSDDQRRDAVYRAIKWRILPLLVVSYVVAFVDRSNIGFAKLEFAGQLGFSDAVFGLGASLFYLGYVLFEVPSNLMLHKVGARKTFLRIMLPWGLVSAAAAFMLAPSHFYVLRFLLGVFEAGFFPGVLLYLSYWIPSARRAGVMAIFLSAMAISGIVGGPLSGGIMHVSDGLWGLHGWQWLFLVEGLPACVLGVVVFCVLSDRPESARWLRPEDRRLVAGDLERDRPTGAKVPHSYGAALRSRRFWGLAALGFGIMTSTSGLFLWLPTILKGAGDLSVGQVGLVSAVPFVAAVIVQYLNARHSDRTQERRLHAGVFALAGAAGWLLLPLVAQHTWLALAVLTLIAVGTMGAMGPFWSMPAALLAGTAAAGGIATITAFAGIGNLITPAVTGWLSSTTGTQVYNQLLYGAVLGLGALLMFVLVRPARR
- a CDS encoding fumarate hydratase: MPITYTQLKDVTARMYLRSLRAVPADAKKALAGARARETNPVARNTLDLMVSNARAAEERQHFLCSDSGVPTYIVRIGTLVSFDGDVKRAIRDGFAEVVSTSDPPLLKHVTNPLTNERSHAGKDMPLVTFDLIDGADHVEIICSPKALGSGRWAALEIFTFPSLAEIEEYILKVVLTAGSQACPPVVVGVGIGGTFDYAAKLAKESVVRPMGRRHPDPAVADMEERLLEAVNKTGFGPMGTGGGTTAMAVHIDYAAGHGFTPVAVCFNCWIDRRTRVRIDNDGTVTELE
- a CDS encoding fumarate hydratase C-terminal domain-containing protein, which codes for MVETREITLPAGEDVVRGLRAGDLVHLTGEIVISAGLPTYRRLLAEMRQGIAPPLDLRGRPLFHVGSLGEDIDGEYHLRYLNPTTSTRFDPEMPDLIRGLGIRFTGGKGGLGEQSVRAMRDTGCVYLSFLGGGCTLLSDAIRRVTGVHWTEMVEHYRLVQVEVERLGPLTVGIDAHGESIYRDLRAGAQARLPEILRELSARRGDDHDRPAASASSNSSRSRCRAGEDES
- a CDS encoding helix-turn-helix domain-containing protein encodes the protein MTRFAPTRSCAPAGERIAGHDGRQASDFATTLLSYLRCFGEVAAASAELHIHQNTLRQRLRRAQNPLGLVLAGPATAPARIGAR